The genomic stretch TGCCGAATATAAAATGTATTTTTTGTAAGCCTTTTGGCATTTGTCATAAGTGTATCATTTTTATACGGTTGTGTCAAGGGCATTTTATTATCGGTAAAATATAAATTTATAGCCGTTTTTCAGGTCGGCAATTAATTGCCGACTACTTTTTATTGGCAATTTTGTGAAATTTTTTGTATAATAATATCAAATTATGAAAAAAAATCTCACACAGAAAATTATTGAAAAACATTTAATTGAAGGCAAATTGCAATCTGGTGAAGAGATAGTTATCAGAATAGACCAGACGCTTACTCAGGATGCGACTGGCACACTTGCATATCTTGAGTTTGAGGCAATAAATACTAGCAAAATCAAAACCAAACTTTCCGTTTCATATATTGACCACAATACTTTACAGACGGGTTTTGAGAATGCGGATGACCATAAATACTTACAGTCAATCGCTGAAAAATATGGTTTGTATTTTTCACCAAATGGAAACGGTGTTTGCCATCAGGTTCATTTGGAAAGATTTGCTAAACCCGGTGAAACACTTATTGGTTCGGATTCGCATACACCAACCGCAGGTGCGTTAGGGATGCTCGCAATTGGTGTTGGTGGATTAGATGTCGCATATGCGCTTGCAACTGGTAGATTTTATTTCAAAATGCCAAAAGTTATCAATATAAAACTTTTTGGAAAATTGACTGGCTGGGCGTCTGCAAAAGATATTATTTTAGAACTTTTGAGACGCTTAACTGTAAAAGGCGGTGTTGGTAAAATTTTTGAATACACAGGTGATGGACTAAAATATCTAACTATTCCTGAGCGAGCAACAATTACAAATATGGGTGCTGAACTGGGCTTGACAACTTCTATTTTTCCATCAGACGAACAGACAAAAAAAATTCTGAAATTACAAAAACGAGAAAAAGATTGGGAAGCAATTTCGGCTGATAAAGATGCTGTATATGACGAAATAATAGAAATTGATTTATCAAAAATTGTACCGCTTGTCGCCTGTCCGCATTCGCCTGATAATGTTAAACCGGTGAGCGAGGTAGCAGGTAAAAAAGTAGACCAAGTGATTATTGGTTCCTGTACGAATTCGTCATTATACGATTTACTACTGATTGCAAAAATACTGAAAGGTAAAAAGGTGAAAGTGCCGACAATCATTTCACCTGGCTCAAAACAGGTTCTTGTCAATTTGATAAAAATAGGTGCGTTATCTAATTTGCTGTCAAGTGGTGTTCGGATTCTGGAACCTGCGTGTGGGCCTTGTATCGGACTGGGTTGTGCACCTAATTCTGGCGGTGTATCACTGCGAACTTTTAACAGAAATTTTAGAGGCAGAAGCGGAACTGGCGATGCTTCAGTTTTTCTATCGTCGCCTGCGGTTGCTGCATTTTCTGCGTTGAACGGAAACATTACACTGCCATCGGGCAAAATACCAGTAATAAAATTACCCGAAAAAATAGAAACAGTTAGTAATTTAATAATTCCTCGTCGGCAAAGTATATCAAATGATATAGTTTACCGAGGGAAAAATATAAAGCCGATTGAAAAATTGCCAGAAATTGAGAACAGTATCACAGCCCAAGTTGTTGTTAAATTCAGAGACAATATAACAACTGACGATATACTGCCTGCCGGTAGTAAGATACTGCCACTTCGGTCAAATATACCTGCTATTTCAGAATACCTGTTTTCTAAAATTGACCCTGATTTTGTTAAGCGACTGGAAGCAAAAAAAGAAGGTATAATTGTAGCAGGTGAGAATTACGGGCAGGGTTCTTCGCGGGAGCACGCGGCATTGTGTCCACGCTATCTCGGTGTAAAAGCGATTATTGCAAAATCATATGCGAGAATCCATAAATCAAACCTTGTCAATTTCGGTATAATGCCGTTGATTTTTGAGAACCCATCGGATTATGATAGAATTGAAATGTCTGATAAAATGAAATTGATGAATATCAGGGATTCGGTAGTTCAGAAAAATATTACAGTAAAAAACCTTACAAAAAATTTTGTATTCAAAACAAAACTTGATTTAACCGAAAGAGAATTAAAAATTCTTTTAGCCGGCGGGTTGTTGAACTACAGAGGTTGAAACCTCGGCTACAGATTTTTGTTTTTGTTGTTTGGCAAGTACCTTTTTCCTTTTCAGCCGTCTCAAATACCGCTGTCTGATTTGATGTCGTCTTGTCTGTTGTTTTCGTTTGCTCATAATTCTCCTTCGCTTCGCTCACCCGAACTGAAGTTCGGGCTACATTATGGTGTGATGCTTCGGGTTTTGACAGATGGATTGAAATCCACCTAAACCCTCGCATCTTTTTTTATTCTTTAAATGCAAAGACGGTAAATATATATAAATCCACATCGCCTTTTTTCCACGCACCCGGTTCAAGTCCCGCCTTCTGCCGGCATAATTCCGATAGAAACGCTTCTTTTTTAGAAAGTTCAGGATGTTCCCAAACCTGTGGTAAAAATAATCCAGACCGAAACCCCTTTCTGACAACAACACCGTGTTTGCGTTCAACAATCTCGTCGGCTGAAGCAATTTTTTTTAGTGGTGACAATACCGAAATTTCAATTTCTATATCGTTCAATTCAGTTTTTGTGACAGGCGGGAACCTGTGATCTTCAGTTGCCGCTGCAATCGCAAGTTGCGAAACCGCCTGATATAACGGCATTCTTGCTTCTGTTGTGCCAATACAACCACGCAATTGATGATTTTTTTCAAGTGTAACAAATACCGCACCATCGTTGAGAAGTTCTGGATTTTTTGTTGAAAATTTCGGAATTTTACCGTCACTTAAATAACTCTCAATAGATTGCCTTGCAATGTTTAATAATTCTTTTTGTGATTCTTTCGTCAGTGAAAACTCTTTCGTTTCTAATTTTTGATTTTTGATTTTTGATTTTTGATTTTGTTTCACAAACGCTACCGCTCCATATCCAACAACCCGACTTTCATCACCATATGGTGAGCCAGCGGAATTAGAATAATTTATTACTACCGACTTCTCCGCACCTAAAAGTTTTGATGCCTCCATCACGGTCAACACGGCAGTAAGCCCGCAAAGTGTACAGTGCAGTTCCGTAATTCCTTTTGAGAGCCATTTTTCGTCTGCCTGTATCAATTCTGATGGATTAAATTTTTCTATTGTTTTCAGAATATCGGTATCAACCAGTTCTGCATCTTTTTTTCTCGGGTAATGCGTCATATCAGTAGATGCAACAAGCAGAATAGATTTTTTGCTTTCTTTCACTATTTTAGCAATTATTTCTGCTGTTTGCTTGTAGTCCTGAATCTCGTTTATAAGAATAACAACAAGTTTAAAATTTTTTAGAATCTGTTGTAAAAATGGAAGTTGAACTTCTAACGAATGTTCTGGAATATGGACATTGTTATTGGCTATAATAATTTTTGATGTAAGAAGTTGTTTTATAATCTGTTCATCAATTTCTACATTTCCTAACGGAGTTGAAAAACTACCATCTGTCCAAACTGCTGCACCTCTTATATGATAATTATGACTTGGGCCAACCAGAATCACTGTGTCTATTTTTTCGCCTTCAATCTGTTTAAAACTCCAAGCTGCTGTCTGTCCTGAAAACACATAGCCAGCATGCGGTGAAATCAACCCAACAATTTTACCATCAAGATTTTGCTTTTTTGTTTTTGCTAAAAAATTATCTATCATTTTAGAAAGTTCGGTTTTATTCGCAGGATAGAACTGTCCTGCAACCGCAGGTTCGCGTACCATTTTCGCCTCCTTAGCTTCACAGCCAACAGAAATAAATACTGCTAATAAAAAACACAAATAGATTCGCTTCACAAAATTATTTTACTATTTTTTAACAACAATGTCAAGCCCCTATACCCACTTGACTTTTTAGGAATTTATATTATAATTTATTTACAATTATGGTGGATACTAAAAATAAGAATTATACACCTGTATTATTGAAGTCAAAACTCACTGAACTTTTTAAAAACTTGTGAACTTGGGAATAAAATTGCAGATATTCTTGGTGATGAATCTAAACGGGTAAAATATGAAACAAGTATTATGAATCAATATTTAGATTTTCAGTATTATGCCCAGCAGTACAATCAGAGTTTTAGTATGCGTAATAAATAATTATGGTAGAAAAAGAAGAACTTTAAAAATGGAGTATTTTGAAAAATTTGTCAAAGCAATAAGTGAATACATATAATTAGTTCTTTGTAAAAACAATTTTTTACAGTCTTTCCTTAAAGTCATAGATTCGCCAGTTTTTTGGTGAACCAAAATGGCTAACTTCCAAGTAAGGTGAGGACTGCCACATGGGGTGGCAGTTAATTATCGGATTTACTTGGAAGTTGCCGATAGTTGATATGCGCCACTTTTTGTTTGGTGTTGTTTTATTTTTTGCTTGTTCGGTTATTTTATTTCAGATTAAGTACAAAAATGTAGATATAAAATACCACTTCTCACTCGCTGTTTTATCAATGATGATGTCTGTCCCACTATTGAAAGGAGCTCACGAAGTAATGTTGTTTATACCAACGACTGTGATCCTTAGTTATTACTATTACACGGATAAAAAGACATTTTTTATTGTAAGTTTAGTATTAATTTTACTGACATTGTCAACATCACAAGAAATTGTCGGCAGAAAAAACAGTGAAAAGTTGTTAATCTATGGAGTTGAATCGTTGAAATATGTAATTTTGTTTGCATCAAATTTGTGTATAATCAGGCAAGGTGTGACAAAGTGTTGTGGCATGGTGCCTGACAAGGTGTCAGGTCTTGAAACTTGAAAGATAAATAGATAAATATTACCCTGTGACAGAAGTTTCCGATAACAAATGTCATTGCGAAGCCGATTTAAAATGTGCAAGATCCTCGCGATGACAGCATTAAAAATTTCCACTAAAGTCGCATAGTAATGCGACTGCTACATAATTAGGTGGGGATTTTTTTATTTGCAATTTTTTGATTTTTTGGTATAATAAAATCATTGAAAAACCCTACCACAGAGACGCGGAGAACACAGAGAGAAAATCACAGGATTAAGAATTGAGAATTAAGAATTCTGTTTTTTCTGTGAACTTTGTGATTTTCTCTGTGCCTCTGCGGTAAATTAACTTTTTCAACTGTATCATAATAAGTTATTATGCCAAAAATTATTCCGTTTTGTGCGACAAGATATAGTAAAACAGATATTTCTGATTTGATATGCCCGCCTTACGATATTATTTCAGATAGAGAGCGGCAACTGCTTCTGAAGAAAAGTCCGTATAATGCGGTACGGATTGAACTGCCAGAAAATTATAGCACAGCAAAGCAGGAATTTGATTTATGGAAATCAAAACAAATTTTGGTAAAAGATAAAAAACCAGCATTTTATTTTTACGAACAAAGCTTTAAGTTCAAAGGTAAAAGATATACAAGATGTGGTTTTTTTGCGCTTTTAAAGACCGAAAAATTTGGCAATAAGGGGGGTATTTTTCCACACGAAAAAACATATACAGCACCTAAATTAGACCGCCTGAATCTTCTAAAAGCGACCAATATAAATACAAGCCCGATATTCTGTCTTTTTTCAAATACAAAAAGTGTTTTTAGGAAAATTAACGACAAAATAAAAAAATACGCACCATCAGCATTTACAAAATCCAGAGATATTTCGGAAAAAATGTGGGTTATTGACGACGACAAAACGATTCTTCTGCTTAAAAATCTGCTGAAAAATAATAAAATACTGATTGCGGATGGACATCACAGGTATGAGACATTTTACGAATATACAGGCGGTGGCTATATTTTAGTGTTTTTATGCCCATTTGAAGACAAAGGACTGTTAATACTTCCAACACATCGGCTTGTTAAAAAATGGACCGATAGAGATATCCGTGGTTTATTTCGTGTGTTCAAATTGAATAAAGAATGGAATTTCAAGTTTTACATTAAAAACCGATTTTTTTATATGAAAGCCCCGAATACAATTGTCGCAATGACAACACCAATAGAATATCTGCATTCAACAATCTTAAAAGATAAAGAAATCAGTTATACAAAAAATGAACAAGAAGCCATAAAAAAAGTTAAGAGTGGCGAATTTGCCGCAGCGGTTATTGTGAAACCGTTAACAATTAAACACTTAAAATCTGTTGTAGATAGAAAAATTGTTTTACCTCAGAAATCCACTTATTTTTATCCAAAGGTATCAACAGGAGTTGTATTCAATGAATTGGGTTGATATTGCAATTTTTTTGATAATAGTAGTTTTTGCATGGATTGGCTCACGAATTGGGATTCTGACGGCTATTTCAAGTATTCTTTCCGGGCTGGTTGGTTCAGTGGTTGCAAATTTATTTTATATAAAATTTGCTGTTTTTTTACCGCCCAAGCCGTCAAGTTTAATAATAAGTTATTTTATGATATTTATTGTTGTATCGGTTGTTATTTTTTATCTCGGTCACGCGTTCTCAAAACTGGTTAATATCTTATTTTTTGGCTTGATTGACAGATTATTAGGTGCGTTATTAGGGATAGTGCTTGGCGCTATTATCTGTGGTGCAATTTTAGTT from Elusimicrobiota bacterium encodes the following:
- a CDS encoding aconitate hydratase; the protein is MKKNLTQKIIEKHLIEGKLQSGEEIVIRIDQTLTQDATGTLAYLEFEAINTSKIKTKLSVSYIDHNTLQTGFENADDHKYLQSIAEKYGLYFSPNGNGVCHQVHLERFAKPGETLIGSDSHTPTAGALGMLAIGVGGLDVAYALATGRFYFKMPKVINIKLFGKLTGWASAKDIILELLRRLTVKGGVGKIFEYTGDGLKYLTIPERATITNMGAELGLTTSIFPSDEQTKKILKLQKREKDWEAISADKDAVYDEIIEIDLSKIVPLVACPHSPDNVKPVSEVAGKKVDQVIIGSCTNSSLYDLLLIAKILKGKKVKVPTIISPGSKQVLVNLIKIGALSNLLSSGVRILEPACGPCIGLGCAPNSGGVSLRTFNRNFRGRSGTGDASVFLSSPAVAAFSALNGNITLPSGKIPVIKLPEKIETVSNLIIPRRQSISNDIVYRGKNIKPIEKLPEIENSITAQVVVKFRDNITTDDILPAGSKILPLRSNIPAISEYLFSKIDPDFVKRLEAKKEGIIVAGENYGQGSSREHAALCPRYLGVKAIIAKSYARIHKSNLVNFGIMPLIFENPSDYDRIEMSDKMKLMNIRDSVVQKNITVKNLTKNFVFKTKLDLTERELKILLAGGLLNYRG
- the amrB gene encoding AmmeMemoRadiSam system protein B, whose product is MVREPAVAGQFYPANKTELSKMIDNFLAKTKKQNLDGKIVGLISPHAGYVFSGQTAAWSFKQIEGEKIDTVILVGPSHNYHIRGAAVWTDGSFSTPLGNVEIDEQIIKQLLTSKIIIANNNVHIPEHSLEVQLPFLQQILKNFKLVVILINEIQDYKQTAEIIAKIVKESKKSILLVASTDMTHYPRKKDAELVDTDILKTIEKFNPSELIQADEKWLSKGITELHCTLCGLTAVLTVMEASKLLGAEKSVVINYSNSAGSPYGDESRVVGYGAVAFVKQNQKSKIKNQKLETKEFSLTKESQKELLNIARQSIESYLSDGKIPKFSTKNPELLNDGAVFVTLEKNHQLRGCIGTTEARMPLYQAVSQLAIAAATEDHRFPPVTKTELNDIEIEISVLSPLKKIASADEIVERKHGVVVRKGFRSGLFLPQVWEHPELSKKEAFLSELCRQKAGLEPGAWKKGDVDLYIFTVFAFKE
- a CDS encoding DUF1015 domain-containing protein: MPKIIPFCATRYSKTDISDLICPPYDIISDRERQLLLKKSPYNAVRIELPENYSTAKQEFDLWKSKQILVKDKKPAFYFYEQSFKFKGKRYTRCGFFALLKTEKFGNKGGIFPHEKTYTAPKLDRLNLLKATNINTSPIFCLFSNTKSVFRKINDKIKKYAPSAFTKSRDISEKMWVIDDDKTILLLKNLLKNNKILIADGHHRYETFYEYTGGGYILVFLCPFEDKGLLILPTHRLVKKWTDRDIRGLFRVFKLNKEWNFKFYIKNRFFYMKAPNTIVAMTTPIEYLHSTILKDKEISYTKNEQEAIKKVKSGEFAAAVIVKPLTIKHLKSVVDRKIVLPQKSTYFYPKVSTGVVFNELG
- a CDS encoding CvpA family protein — protein: MNWVDIAIFLIIVVFAWIGSRIGILTAISSILSGLVGSVVANLFYIKFAVFLPPKPSSLIISYFMIFIVVSVVIFYLGHAFSKLVNILFFGLIDRLLGALLGIVLGAIICGAILVIAVLIPRGAIKYYVKNSTLAPFVVEKIIAPVIKPFSNKNYEAITKDITSDVIKRFKSLPPPLR